The sequence GTTCTTCAGCACTCAACGGATGACCCAATGAACGATAAAGAGAATTTGGTTGATCAGGTCTTTGCAAAATATCGCTCCAACTGCAAGAAAATCGGCATCACACCTGCTGAAATCATGCAACAGGCATACCTCCGCCACCTCAAAAGCCTCACAACGGAAGAACTCAAAGCAAAGCTGTGAGGCAGGTCCGAGCAGCAGAGCGCAAAAACAAAATCAAAAGACTGGGTAAATATGCTCAAAACCCAGGTATCAGCAGCATTTTTCACATCCCTCCGTAGTCAAGCCAACGAAGTAACAAAGGAGAACTCGCCAGAATCAGCGTGCATGAAGTTTTGTAATGGACTCGCAGATTCGACAGGTCCTGCAGCGTGAAATCCTGGAACGTTGCAATGAAGAAGAACGGGAAGCTGTTGAAAGATGGTTCAAGAGTTTCCAGGCCATCGGCTTGTCCAAGCTGAACGGCATGTCAGTAGCAAGAGGCACCAGCATGTCTTGTCCTCTTTACTGAGGCATACCCGTTCAGTCGCCAGAAGGAGCTCTTTAAGGCTTTTTTGATGATCGGTGCGGTTATGCACCCTTCAGAGTGTTCAGCGGCTGCGTTAACACTAAGGTCGTCGCGAGGCTTTTTATGGCTATCCAACCGTCTGATCTTGGCGAAGAGTTCATCAAATCAGGCAAACGTCTGATCACTCAGCGATCTTCAGATGAATTGCTTGGACGCGCGATCACATTGCCTGCCGAACAGACTAAAAGTGAAGAACAACAAAGATCCAAACATGCAATGAGGCTTTCCACAACAGATTCGTGCCAACGAATTTCAATCTGAAGATGGCAGCCTTTTCAACTGGAATAGCAATGACGTTATATAAATCATTACTATTCCAGCGCGCCCTCTTTAGAGATAAAAACTTGATCTCAGAATCGCAAGAAATCGCTTAACGCTAATAGATGTGTTGACAACAAAGATCAATGATTTACGTCAAATAAATATTTTATCAACAAAAAGAATGAACAAAATTAGGCCCGCATTCAATAATGCCAGCAAACCACAGAATGAAAGGGTCAACATAATCAAGCCTCTTACGATCTCATGAAGCCAAAAATTGGCAACTCGAAGAGATTGAAAGAGCAAGAATTATTTTTCTTCACGCTCTGCCTGACGCGCACCTATCGCAAGGGCAGCAACAAAAGGGAGAATTGCAATAGCTGTAAGAACTTCCATCAGATCACCATCAACCATCAAGAATTAGGAGAAAATGCATGATCATCAAGCCCACCAAAATGCACAACGAGTAACTTCTCGTTAGTGATGAAACCGTTTTCATCAAGCAATTCAGGGTGCGTAGTTCTTAGACCGGTTCTGTCACTATTTTTGGTTTGATGCCTTAAAGCACGAAACAAAATGCGAAATCCCGACAAAAAGACAAACGCACATGCAGCTGTGTAGACAAGAGGCAAAAATGATGTCAACATAACTAGTTCCTCGCTTTTTTGGCTGAAGGAAGATCTGTGGGCTGTGCCAGCACGTAGACAACTCCAGCCGTAATGACAGTCACAAAGGCAATGAGGCCATAGATGGCAGCGGAATAATCGGTCATCGCACCTGTGTATTTCTGTAAAGAATCATAGGCGCTTTGTAAAGCTGTGTAACCAGGTGTATTTGCTTATCTTCCTGGTCGACCTGAATTCAGCCGAAGAAAGCAAACGTCATCCTCCAACGGCAGCCCGGATCACCCCAACATCAGCGAGGCCGAGAACACGGATGAACACTGCGCTGATCACGCTGTAAGCCACGGCACCAAGCACGGCACTGCGCAGTCCGTCCTTAAGGCGAAAACCATCGATCAAGGCTGAAGCCAAGCCGAAGAGAATCACAGTGATCAACCAATCGAACAACCAACTAACTGGGGCAATCAATCCACCCAGACTGGTCACCGCCCAGGGAAACGCCAGCACAAATTTCAAAGGCAGGATCAGGAGAGTGCCAAGCAATCCAATCGTGACGGCTGAAGTGAGAGCTGCCTGGAACCCAGCCAGTTCAACACCCAGAGGCATCGCCGCCACAAGGAGGAGTACTACAGCACGCACAGGCCATTGCAACAACCAGCCGATCAGGCCCATGGGAACAGTGCAATCAGTACTGAAGGGTAAGTCTGGAGTGAGATTTCAGCAAAATCAGGCTAGAAAACATCATTCAGCTATCCAGAGCAGCTCTCTAAGACTTTTTGCTCGTTTTCAGAGAGCGAGCGCAACAACGGTAAAACCGGTCAATAATGAAACCGTGATTAACCACATGGATGATCAGACCTCAGAGTCCAGCTCACTGGTCGCCCTCAAAAACATCGTGAGACCAACGACAGTGCCGAGAACGATGAACGAAATCATCCGAGAGCTTCAGGATTGAGTATTTGTACGGATCATAAGGGCATTTTGCGTTGATTGGGTGTTGTGGGCGACATCAGGTTTCATCGAGGAAGTCGTCCCACGACCAGTTCTCATCAGCTGATGAGGATTCAACAGAAACAATCCCAACCACAGCATCGCTTGCGAAACCAGATTGATGCCAGAACTGAGAGAACGGAGCTGATGATGACGTCATCAAGCGAAGCAGAATCAATAAGCCCTGAATCTACCTCTTCTAATTCAATTGAGACAGATTCCAGGACAATAGGATTACTATTGAGCGCAGCATCTGGATTGGATCATGCTGTGACAAACAACCTCAGGATGAGGGAAATCAATAAAGCTAAATTAAGGAGTCATGAGGCTAGAGTCTTGTGAGAGACTAACATTCATCCAACGCGATGGGAAAGAAGAACTAACCAAGCAAACAAAGTCTTCAGCAAGAACATCGCATAGACAATTACACTTATCAAAATAATGAGAGAGTGCCTGTTAATGCAAGCAAAGCAAATTTAGAGAATAGCTTTCCAAGAATTTTGTTCGCGCTAATCGTCAAACGATCACAGAATGATCAGCCCCCAACATCAAATGCCGTTAACGTATTGCCGAAAGTCAATGGCAGTAACAATTTAAACCTCGTCGTCTCCCTTGGGGTTGCTCTGTATGAATCCAAATTTCCTAAGCCTTCCAAAGCTAAATTCCTGAGCCTTTTCTCGGTCATGCCTCTGCTTATGACCGAGTTTCAGAACCTTCTCCATAACATTAAGAGTGTCTTCAATTGTTGCCCTTTCTGGCATGCGTTCAAGAATCAGATTGAAGCGGGGAAAGAAGATCTCAGACGCGGCCTCTAATTCTTCAAGAGTGAGCGGGCGATATCCTTGGGCCATTGTTGTCGGTAGAAGAATGTTTATTCAGCCTACTAACGGTATCAACCCCTTACTGGCCAGCAACATGGCGCCACCCTTCATCTGAAGGTGGTGGAATCCCCAGCAGACGCTCGCACACAAGCCAGGCGATGGTGGTGTTCTCGGCATCCGATCTATGCCAACTGTTCTGGTTTTGCTGATCTTCATCTCCATCAGCGCAGCTGGGATCGGCGATGCGCGAATCCTCGAAACAATCAGATTGCATGGCCGCCGCTTGACCTGCGCGATTGTTGGTGCTGCAGTGATAGCTGGTTCAACACTGCTCGATATAGAAGTCGCTAAACCACCTTCGGGTAACACTTTTCGCTCATTCGCGCAGATTCATCAGGCAAGACCTTTGTAGTGACAGGGATCGGAGGAACAAGCACGACTGCTTTCGCTTTTTTGCTCAATTAGTCCTAATCAATTCATGTAGTGCGCATTCAGCAGCGAAACCGAACAATAGCGCAGAAATAATTGGTCTTGAGCCACAAAGAAATCATTGAGTATTTAGCCCTAAGAATTATTGCTTCGCCAAAGTTTTGTGTCACAAAGACTACTCCTCAAAAAAATTACTCCTATAAGTTCAAGGCAGCCGGAGGATTTCAATGAGTTTTACACTCCCTGCCGTCCTAATTGGAGTGACTCTGTATCTGCTGATGCACAGCCTACTGTCGCCCTTAATGCAGTGATGGCATGCAGGGAGAGCTCGCCTCAATCCAAAAGGTTCCCAGAGACTTAATCCAAAAAAACCATGCCGAGGCGTGGCCAGCGACACCAAACAAACCCGAGCGATCGTGCGCAAACCCATCCTCCACTATCGAGCAAGCCAGGCGGTCGCCGGCATAGGCACGCAAGAAAAACCGACGCCGCTAGCTGCAAGCTTTTGCTGAGCGATAGGGCCGATTCAGTGAATCTGATAGTGATTTGTACTCAGAGATGCCCTCGCTTCTTCAACTTGTTTGCTTATTTATCTGCGTTCGCTGACTTTAGGGTGACAACATTCCAACCGTACGTAGCGCAGATGAGAGGTCAGCCCCCGGCACCGGTGTCTTGCCTGAAGTGGGGAATCGACGGTGAGTTGTCGGCACATGACACAGCGCTTCTGATCAACAAGCTTGCCTCGTCTGAACCGTCACGACGAGGCTTCAAGGATCATTTTGAAATGCGTCAACGTGGCAAGGGCATCTGAATAGCCATCGCCAGTGTCAACATCGCAAAGTGAGCATTTAATGAAAGCAACTATGACCAGATATGAATCACCTACAATCGCACCCCAAGGTTTAAGCTACCGGTGAAGCAAAAAATTACAGTTCTCGATGGCACGAGTATTGGGCGTCATAACGGTTGCGTTGGTAGCAGCTGCTGCGAGTGAGCCAGTCCAGGCTAATTTCAAGGACAACATCATCTTCAGCAGCTGCGCCGCAGCCATGCGAAAGGAATATCAGCAGGCCGATAAACAATTACTCCTGAGTCAACTCAACAAAACCTGCAACTGTGTGGTTGAGCAGATCAAAAACCGTAAGAATATCGAACAAGCCAAAGCCTCCTGCATTAATGCAGATCAGCCAATCAGCAGAAACAGGAAGCGACAAACGCTTTAGTTGGGGTTCCGATCCAGTCAATCAACTCGATTATCAACTCATTCAGTGAGGATGGAGACGCAATATTCAGCGCGTGCAGAGCATTATTGAAGAAGGGTGTGACAATTAGGCAGGCTCAGAGCAAATGCTGGCAGAAGACGGTTAGCAATCATTGAACACTCAAAACAAAACTGAACCGGAACCCTTGCGATATTAGTGTTAATTATTGATCAAAATCTGGCCTGTATTATTTACGAATCCATCCTGAAGCTGAAGAATTTTTAAAAATACAACGCATTATCATTATGCTTTTGCAGTCTGAAGTGGAAAGACTGAATCCGGATTGACATAGATTCAGTATCAATAAAGACCATCACCAACCGTATATCAATGGGACGTGTCTCAAACCATCTCAACCTGATTGCACCATTCCTCTACACCGGGCCAGGCGCGTCAACCGACACGACCAGCTCGCTGTACAACAAATTCGGCCTGCAAGGCATCAAGGGCTCCGGTCAGGGAGATAACTATTACATCGTTGGCACAAGCGGTGACAACGGCACGGTTTATTACGGCCCGATCAATCACGCAATGACCGCCAGTGGCAGCGGAAGTGGTGTGTGGACCGTAATGAATGCGATCTTCAACAACGTGAGTCGCAATAACATTGCTGCCACCAGCATTTATGGTGTCAATTCTCGACTAGATGGCAACGTCAACCTGGTTGGCTCCTGGCAAGACAGCAGTGAGACAACAGCTAACCGCAAGCAGAATTATCGGAAGGGTTTTTACTATCAAGGTCCGGTAACTTCCGATCCGGATGCCAGCGATTTCCAAGTCGTCTGGCCGACGAATCCAGACGGAATCAAAGCCACTTTCACTTTTCTGCACAGCGTGAGCGGCGATCTCGCAGTTGGTGGATACGACCTTTTCGATGCGAGCACTGATTCCGAGACGGCAATCCAGGCCTTCCTCTATGACCCTGCCACTGGTCGATGCAACGACATCCCTTACCCAGGGAATTACAAAACCACAACTGCCTATGGCTTATGGCACAACACATCAAGCAGTTACACGATCGCCGGCGGCGCTGCTCTTGATACTCCGTTGGACGCTGACGGCATCGGAGTGGCCACCTTGATTGACTACGACTCCATCACTGGCCAATACAGCAACTTTCGCACCTATTCCTATGGCAACATCGATACCCTTAATGAGCTGCTGATCGACAAGGGCGTGATCAGCTCCGAGCTTGAGAGGGATGACTCGATCGAAACACACTTTGAAGGGATTTATTTCAACGGCAAAGACGAGTACACCCTGCCCGCGACGATCAGCGCTGAAGACGGTTCTATCGGCATTGGAGCCATCGCCAAAGTGAAACGTCTGAAGGAAGGAGGCTTCAGCGACGCGGAATGGACCCTGTTTGATATCCCCGGCAGCGTCCTGAGCACCAATAACTCAGTGTTTGAGGACGCCAACGTAGGCTTTGCGATATATCCATCAGCAGAAGGCGTGGTGAACAGCAGCTATGCGGGCTTACTGATCTGATGAATCAACCCATAAGCGCTTCGACTGCTCAGACCAATCAAGCCTTCTGCATGAAGGAACCATGTCGAGCATGCTTAGGAACTCGAGATTCCAGATTCAGCCACCGTTATTGAATACTCAACTCGGTCATCAGAACAACAGAGGTCGGCATAAAAACGTTCGAGTTCGTCGTAGGCCTCGTCATAGGTGCCGTAGCACCTGCGCGTGAGCTCGTCTTCAACACCGTCGTCGCGAACAACTCTCACCCGCTGGCTTCTAACGTTTGTCACCGCAACTGATCTGTCTAGGAAAAGCGATTCTTGCGCTCAGCGAGCAAACCAGACTGAAGGCTGTGCAAAGAAGAAAAGAGGCATGAAGCAGCGGAGAGTTGATGCCGTGCCGTCAGGCCTGAACGAAGAACAAGTCTCCAAGCAACTGCTGGATGAAACGGTGCTGGCGGGAGATGAATGCCGCGCCCGCAATGACCATCAGATCTGCTTCGGCAGGGCCCGCGAACTCGTCGATGCACACTCCTTCTGCCAGACCAGAAATTGACGCGCTGGCTCTGGCAAGGGGTGGGTGATCAGAACCTTGAAATGGAGCGCATCATCAACCTCCTCAACTGCAGCAGCAGCCATAAGGACGACAGCGCAATCCTTGAGGTGGACGAGGCTTTTCTGCAACTAACGGTGAGCTGAACGCCGACCTACGTTGCCGTGGGGATCTGGCCTACCGATACTGCATGAAAACACTTACGGGATCCATCAAGGAGCGACGAATGGCAGCGAAGCTCTACAACGTCCGCTTTGAAACCGAGGGGGCAGACCTTTTCGTTGAAATGGAGGCGGAGGAGGGTCTCAACCGCCAACACTTGCTGGAACGAGTTGTGGCAATCCTGGAGGACCGTCATGGCATGGAAACCGTCAAAATCGATCAGGGTGAAATGACCAAAGTGGATCACAGCGATGGAGCAGCCCTGCTGTCCTGGCTCTCAATCTCCGGACAAGCCTCGCGACAAGCCCTTGATGACGACGGTCTTGATGAAATCCTCACCTGTCTGGTGTTCATGCTGTTCCCACCCGTTGTGGAAACAAGCGTGCAAGACGAAAACAAGAAGGCCTTAGCCCTGGTTTGAGGCAGGCCTGGCAGCAGCAAAAGCTAGTCACGCACTACCGGCGGCAATTGCAGAAAGGGGCTTTGAGTTGTTCTAGGGACATAGGTATGAGATCTGTTTAGAGGTCATAGAAATGGTCTGAACTACACCCGAACGGAATTTGCTTTTGACAACAGATTTCGTGGTCTCCCAGGCTTCGAGAGTTGCGTTACGCCTGAATACCTGCTTCAAGAGAAAGCAGCTAGGCAACAAGCAGGACGTCGATCATGGCTCCAGTGAACACGCTCCCGCTCTATAAGCAAAGTCACAGGCACTGATGCACCAGATCAATCGGTGAACACGTGAAAAACCAGATGGTGATGGCAACGGAATCATCCCCACCGCAATCTGATCCATGTCTTTCCAGTCAGGCCTGC comes from Synechococcus sp. UW179A and encodes:
- a CDS encoding phage holin family protein — protein: MGLIGWLLQWPVRAVVLLLVAAMPLGVELAGFQAALTSAVTIGLLGTLLILPLKFVLAFPWAVTSLGGLIAPVSWLFDWLITVILFGLASALIDGFRLKDGLRSAVLGAVAYSVISAVFIRVLGLADVGVIRAAVGG
- a CDS encoding DUF2973 domain-containing protein, whose product is MLTSFLPLVYTAACAFVFLSGFRILFRALRHQTKNSDRTGLRTTHPELLDENGFITNEKLLVVHFGGLDDHAFSPNS